A genomic window from Cyprinus carpio isolate SPL01 chromosome B9, ASM1834038v1, whole genome shotgun sequence includes:
- the lmo7a gene encoding LIM domain only protein 7 isoform X2: protein MEWRPQSSVGCEAAYSEAQRWIEAVTKKKFVSSNFRSSLENGLLLCDLINKTRPGVVKKLNRLSTPIAGLDNISLFLKACAKLGLKEAQLFHPGDLQDLSTRVTVKHQESSRRLKNVLITIYWLGRKTHADPFYNGPYLKLKAFEGLLGKALNKTLEDCTSLQGSVRNSSCRDSWYSEKEELFPLRAGHRREDSLDSLDSLGSRTYSTSSDATLKGSSEGCGSDPEADLSFMMSENKEYRRSLVIAPKATTQYNQFLPTKDKQTGYVPAPLRKKRAERNDDNRRSWASPMYTEDDGTFTSHERASSDPSSITGLKEQTAAHPSLTYQYESSDSDADRPDPDVVLDDLASRRFHSPSPVAPTNFALPMSHLEATAVPCTTRSQVAVSNVSRETLTHLSSQSQPLQRTYRRPVSAGVCVYDDSEEEDDEFGYADPVQDDLYARKVGLTPQPSVTVPFDKFLPKFWTPDEDAHVKKIKLGSQRRPWYRKIQGFSPKKSGSSSEESDGDVNPWLSVPTFSRTQSEPPPSHSHAPEGLAQSSLTSTLSYQTQPLTVAQQTAGLHNLKPPDFWPRPDPASGPRLIKCEKHSLLGREHPNDPYNVSADILPDLENDDMFTRRTKTFHSSDDLAKLKYGNFLLPRRRSEADVMVVIQPRHESEPIYPDIEKDDVVFRRAQQQISHRPLSGAPDNYHPVRIPEAWALPPKLQAKLMCDPVEPRQHKPNPEIKHGAEQHLKADDMLLRKLRALNTQEKMESGALGVSFSCSEEDMQKWQAIREASRVRYRKRLMVERLLQKSSGSEGSKSVSDITDGEMNLSNLPIELRVEEMQKMRARLKENEDKWQDDLSRWKNKRRSVNSDIVKKKEEREQIEQITSGSIRKSKTFKEMQDERESRQQSNYRDSFNSISDDVFEEPVPRSRTLPARSYTIDTPYTPKDKPSVPSIPTLREKEPVAGTLASDQTDFHTRRDRSSPDIPLKIEESHTTIQSLLDDPVPALSSSNTSLIKPTSVSKTSSVLSSSELISNTKPVENSSGPISSLYKPNSMDTKQSGLDQVSASLPRSYQRSDSARLTSVVTPRPFGTKSNRIASLPRAFTVDDSLKRTNGETDSIKKTAISNRYAQYVKEDEDISQESPVQSSEEEEKTPSPVPPVHRLSPLPKSPSPSIPSNEVDYSEMRISLNQKPNSSRDFGFQSNWDSTGVRVKSVVPGSPAELGQVKVGDEILTVNGRMVADMSYTEWKNSMEEALQQGSLFMDIRRHGKNNWGRDLPSLPFKSHKTINLTSLDPLGPSEPYLSTNLDFTSQQTKDMVVKTVNVSSQSGNNYGLNGINGGFHEDSETSNNKESITLKNLKRRSEFFEQGGSDTAISNLPVPSITASTTRWSWDPEEERKRQEKWQKEQERLLQEKYKKDQEKLDEEWRKAQQELEKENFKKHEEEMWRLEEERRKREEQERLEEEKKKREEEERKKREQERLRLEEERRKQEEQERLEEEKKKREEEERKKREQERLRLEEERRKREEQEHLEELRRNREEEERLLQEKERNRREEERRRLEEQKRRQEQDKVDSFGYTNVYPQLSYSHRSISKSTPELDEVAKPDIKGVYGRHRGLAGWLLEEELRRKKNTQIQREQAASELELERRSILNAMKYRDPERASGGLGEFSRDYKKEPHSQTEVERQQILHEMRKKTSLNTDNSWIRQQSAASVTAKEPIDLPIRRGESLDNLDMPHSSWRSSWSTSNSTSSIPDYSRPHSSLSGSSSYQSGRPGSATLQSSESMSSLRQSWSPSAATPEPEPRAPPRNRSVSGRKICSSCNTPLGKGAAMIIESLGLCYHLSCFKCFNCRSDLGGSEAGAEVRIRNQQLYCNSCYVRLKTGQPTAM, encoded by the exons GCACCAGGAGAGCAGCAGGAGGCTCAAAAAT GTTCTGATCACCATATACTGGTTGGGCAGAAAGACACATGCTGATCCTTTTTATAATGGACCTTACCTAAAACTAAAGGCTTTCGAGGGATTACTTGGCAAAGCACTAAATAAG ACACTAGAGGATTGCACATCACTGCAGGGCAGTGTGCGAAACAGCTCTTGTAGAGATAGCTGGTACTCAGAGAAAGAAGAGCTCTTCCCACTACGAGCCGGACACAGGAGAGAAGACTCTCTAGACAGCCTCGACTCACTGGGCTCCAGAACTTACAGCACATCCTCAGACGCTACACTCAAAGGAAGCAGCGAGG GTTGTGGCAGTGACCCTGAAGCAGATCTGAGCTTCATGATGTCAGAAAATAAAGAATACCGCCGTTCACTGGTCATAGCACCTAAGGCCACCACTCAGTACAACCAGTTCCTGCCAACAAAGGACAAGCAGACAGGCTACGTTCCAGCACCATTACGCAAGAAACGTGCAGAGCGAAATGACGACAACAGAAGAAGCTGGGCTAGCCCTATGTACACAGAAGATGATGGCACTTTTACAAG TCATGAGAGGGCAAGTTCAGACCCTTCATCTATCACCGGTTTAAAAGAACAGACAGCCGCTCACCCGTCTTTGACCTATCAGTATGAGAGCAGTGATTCGGATGCAGACCGACCGGATCCCGACGTGGTTCTAGATGACCTTGCTAGCCGTAGATTTCACAGCCCCTCCCCTGTTGCTCCGACCAACTTTGCCTTACCCATGAGCCACCTGGAGGCAACTGCTGTCCCGTGTACTACCAGGTCACAGGTGGCTGTCAGTAATGTGTCCCGGGAGACACTGACCCATCTCAG CAGTCAGTCACAGCCTCTTCAGAGGACTTACAGGAGACCTGTATCTGCTGGTGTCTGCGTTTATGATGACTCTGAGGAAGAGGATGACGAGTTTGGCTATGCCGATCCTGTTCAAGATGATCTTTATGCCCGTAAAGTAGGCCTGACACCTCAACCGTCTGTAACAGTGCCTTTTGATAAATTTCTGCCCAAGTTCTGGACACCTGATGAGGATGCACACGTGAAGAAGATCAAACTAGGCTCCCAGCGCCGACCTTGGTACAGGAAGATCCAAGGTTTCAG CCCCAAGAAGTCAGGTTCATCCTCTGAAGAATCAGACGGTGACGTCAACCCCTGGCTCTCTGTACCTACTTTCTCTCGCACTCAGTCTGAACCCCCTCCCTCTCACTCCCATGCACCTGAAGGCCTCGCTCAGTCCAGCCTCACTTCCACACTCAG TTATCAAACACAACCTCTCACGGTTGCTCAGCAGACTGCTGGACTGCATAATTTAAAGCCCCCTGATTTTTGGCCCAGACCGGATCCCGCCTCTGGGCCCAGACTCATAAAATGTGAAAAGCATTCCCTCCTTGGGCGTGAACACCCTAACGACCCATACAACGTTTCTGCCGACATCCTGCCTGATTTGGAAAATGACGATATGTTCACACGCCGTACAAAAACCTTCCACTCAAGTGATGACCTAGCCAAATTGAAGTATGGTAACTTCCTGTTGCCTCGCCGCAGATCGGAGGCCGACGTCATGGTGGTAATTCAGCCCCGCCACGAGAGTGAACCCATTTATCCAGACATTGAAAAAGACGATGTGGTTTTTCGAAGGGCTCAACAGCAAATCAGTCATCGCCCTCTGTCTGGGGCCCCTGATAACTACCACCCTGTTCGTATTCCAGAGGCATGGGCTTTGCCACCAAAACTGCAGGCCAAGCTGATGTGTGACCCAGTGGAACCCAGACAGCACAAACCCAATCCAGAGATTAAACACGGAGCAGAACAGCACCTGAAGGCAGATGATATGCTACTTAGGAAGCTAAGAGCTTTAAATACCCAAGAAAAGATGGAAAGCGGAGCTCTTGGTGTTTCTTTCTCTTGCAGTGAGGAAGATATGCAGAAATGGCAAGCCATCAGAGAGGCCAGCCGTGTGCGATACCGGAAGAGGCTGATGGTGGAGAG ACTGCTCCAGAAGAGCTCTGGTAGTGAAGG GAGCAAATCAGTGAGTGACATCACCGACGGTGAGATGAACCTCAGCAACTTGCCGATAGAGTTGCGAGTTGAAGAGATGCAGAAGATGCGTGCTCGGTTGAAGGAGAATGAGGATAAGTGGCAAGAT GATCTTTCAAGGTGGAAGAATAAGCGCAGGAGTGTGAATTCTGACATTGTGAagaagaaagaggagagagagcagaTTGAGCAGATCACTTCAGGCAGCATCAGGAAATCAAAGACCTTCAAGGAAATGCAGGATGAGAG AGAGAGCCGACAGCAAAGCAACTACAGGGACAGCTTTAACTCCATCTCTGATGATGTCTTCGAAGAACCTGTACCCCGAAGCAGAACTCTGCCAGCACGTAGCTACACCATTGACACCCCTTACACCCCCAAGGACAAACCTTCAGTACCCTCCATTCCAACTCTGAGAGAAAAGGAACCTGTCGCTGGCACTCTGGCATCAGATCAGACAGATTTTCATACCAGACGTGATCGCTCCAGCCCAGATATCCCACTGAAAATTGAGGAGAGCCATACAACGATCCAAAGCCTTCTGGACGATCCAGTTCCTGCGTTGTCCAGCAGCAACACCAGCCTGATCAAGCCCACCAGCGTCAGTAAAACCAGCAGCGTTCTCAGCAGCTCGGAGTTGATTAGCAACACTAAGCCAGTCGAGAACTCCAGCGGCCCCATTAGCTCTTTGTATAAACCCAATTCAATGGATACAAAGCAGTCTGGGCTGGATCAAGTTTCTGCCTCCCTCCCCAGGAGCTACCAGAGATCAGATAGCGCAAGACTCACCTCTGTAGTCACGCCCAGGCCATTCGGCACAAAATCCAACCGAATCGCCTCCCTTCCCAGAGCATTCACG GTGGACGACTCTCTTAAACGCACAAATGGAGAAACAGATAGCATCAAGAAAACTGCAATTTCTAACCGATATGCTCAGTATGTGAAAGAGGATGAAGATATTTCCCAGGAAAGTCCTGTGCAAAGcagtgaggaagaggagaaaaCCCCATCTCCTGTCCCTCCGGTCCACAGACTGTCCCCCCTGCCCAAATCTCCATCCCCGTCCATCCCTTCTAATGAG GTGGACTACAGTGAGATGAGGATCAGCCTGAACCAGAAACCCAACAGCAGCCGGGACTTTGGCTTTCAGAGCAACTGGGACTCCACAGGGGTCCGTGTCAAATCTGTAGTTCCAG gcAGCCCAGCTGAGCTCGGTCAAGTGAAGGTTGGAGATGAGATCCTTACAGTGAACGGCCGCATGGTGGCAGACATGAGCTATACTGAGTGGAAGAACAGTATGGAGGAGGCCTTGCAGCAGGGTAGTCTGTTTATGGACATCCGCAGACATGGCAAGAATA ACTGGGGCAGAGACCTACCTTCCCTTCCATTTAAAAGCCATAAGACCATCAATCTGACCAGTCTGGATCCTCTAGGTCCCTCCGAGCCATACCTCAGCACCAACCTGGATTTCACATCCCAACAAACCAAGGATATGGTCGTGAAAACTGTGAATGTCAGCTCACAGTCTGGCAAT aattatgGTTTGAATGGGATAAATGGTGGTTTCCATGAGGATTCAGAGACTTCGAATAATAAag AATCCATTACTTTGAAAAACTTAAAAAGGAGATCAGAGTTTTTTGAACAAG GTGGATCGGATACAGCAATATCAAAT cTGCCCGTTCCCTCCATCACTGCATCCACTACCCGCTGGTCCTGGGACCCCGAAGAAGAGCGCAAACGGCAGGAGAAATGGCAGAAAGAGCAGGAGCGTTTGCTGCAG GAGAAGTACAAAAAGGACCAAGAAAAACTGGATGAGGAGTGGAGGAAGGCACAGCAAGAGCTTGAGAAGGAGAACTTCAAAAAACATGAGGag GAGATGTGGCGTTTAGAGGaagagaggaggaaaagagagGAACAAGAGCGCCTtgaggaagagaagaagaagagagaagaagaggagaggaaaaaaagagaacaggAGAGGCTGCGTttagaggaagagaggagaaaacAAGAAGAACAAGAGCGCCTtgaggaagagaagaagaagagagaagaagaggagaggaaaaaaagagaacaggAGAGGCTGCGTTTAGAggaagagaggaggaagagggaggAACAAGAGCACCTTGAGGAACTGAGGAGGAACAGAGAAGAGGAAGAGCGCCTCCTTCAGGAAAAAGAAAGGAAtagaagagaggaggagaggaggcgACTGGAGGAGCAGAAGAGAAGACAGGAGCAAGA TAAGGTGGACTCCTTTGGCTATACCAATGTTTACCCTCAATTATCCTACTCACACAG ATCTATTTCCAAATCAACTCCAGAACTTGATGAGGTTGCAAAACCAGATATTAAAG GTGTGTACGGCAGACACAGGGGTTTGGCAGGATGGCTGCTGGAAGAGGAACTGAGGCGAAAGAAAAACACTCAGATCCAGAGAGAGCAGGCAGCGAGTGAGCTAGAGCTTGAGAGGAGGAGCATTCTCAATGCCATGAAATACAGAGATCCAGAGAGAG CGAGCGGTGGTCTGGGTGAGTTCAGTAGAGACTATAAGAAAGAGCCTCATTCTCAGACTGAGGTGGAGAGGCAGCAGATCCTTCATGAAATGAGAAAGAAGACTTCCTTGAACACAGACAACAGCTGGATTCGCCAGCAGAGTGCTGCCAGTGTTACCGCCAAAGAACCGATTGATCTGCCCATTAGGAG AGGCGAGTCTCTTGATAACCTCGATATGCCTCATTCCTCTTGGAGATCATCATGGAGCACATCTAACAGCACCTCGTCCATACCAGACTACAGCCGGCCTCATTCGTCCCTCTCCGGCTCCTCGTCGTACCAGAGTGGACGTCCAGGGTCTGCAACTCTGCAGTCATCTGAGTCCATGAGCTCCCTCAGGCAGTCCTGGTCCCCATCTGCAGCTACACCAGAGCCAGAGCCTCGAGCTCCACCACGGAATAG GTCAGTGAGTGGCAGGAAAATATGTTCATCCTGTAATACACCACTGGGCAAAGGAGCAGCCATGATCATCGAGTCCCTGGGGCTCTGTTATCATTTGAGTTGTTTCAAG
- the lmo7a gene encoding LIM domain only protein 7 isoform X4 encodes MEWRPQSSVGCEAAYSEAQRWIEAVTKKKFVSSNFRSSLENGLLLCDLINKTRPGVVKKLNRLSTPIAGLDNISLFLKACAKLGLKEAQLFHPGDLQDLSTRVTVKHQESSRRLKNVLITIYWLGRKTHADPFYNGPYLKLKAFEGLLGKALNKTLEDCTSLQGSVRNSSCRDSWYSEKEELFPLRAGHRREDSLDSLDSLGSRTYSTSSDATLKGSSEGCGSDPEADLSFMMSENKEYRRSLVIAPKATTQYNQFLPTKDKQTGYVPAPLRKKRAERNDDNRRSWASPMYTEDDGTFTSHERASSDPSSITGLKEQTAAHPSLTYQYESSDSDADRPDPDVVLDDLASRRFHSPSPVAPTNFALPMSHLEATAVPCTTRSQVAVSNVSRETLTHLSSQSQPLQRTYRRPVSAGVCVYDDSEEEDDEFGYADPVQDDLYARKVGLTPQPSVTVPFDKFLPKFWTPDEDAHVKKIKLGSQRRPWYRKIQGFSPKKSGSSSEESDGDVNPWLSVPTFSRTQSEPPPSHSHAPEGLAQSSLTSTLSYQTQPLTVAQQTAGLHNLKPPDFWPRPDPASGPRLIKCEKHSLLGREHPNDPYNVSADILPDLENDDMFTRRTKTFHSSDDLAKLKYGNFLLPRRRSEADVMVVIQPRHESEPIYPDIEKDDVVFRRAQQQISHRPLSGAPDNYHPVRIPEAWALPPKLQAKLMCDPVEPRQHKPNPEIKHGAEQHLKADDMLLRKLRALNTQEKMESGALGVSFSCSEEDMQKWQAIREASRVRYRKRLMVERLLQKSSGSEGSKSVSDITDGEMNLSNLPIELRVEEMQKMRARLKENEDKWQDDLSRWKNKRRSVNSDIVKKKEEREQIEQITSGSIRKSKTFKEMQDERESRQQSNYRDSFNSISDDVFEEPVPRSRTLPARSYTIDTPYTPKDKPSVPSIPTLREKEPVAGTLASDQTDFHTRRDRSSPDIPLKIEESHTTIQSLLDDPVPALSSSNTSLIKPTSVSKTSSVLSSSELISNTKPVENSSGPISSLYKPNSMDTKQSGLDQVSASLPRSYQRSDSARLTSVVTPRPFGTKSNRIASLPRAFTVDDSLKRTNGETDSIKKTAISNRYAQYVKEDEDISQESPVQSSEEEEKTPSPVPPVHRLSPLPKSPSPSIPSNEVDYSEMRISLNQKPNSSRDFGFQSNWDSTGVRVKSVVPGSPAELGQVKVGDEILTVNGRMVADMSYTEWKNSMEEALQQGSLFMDIRRHGKNNWGRDLPSLPFKSHKTINLTSLDPLGPSEPYLSTNLDFTSQQTKDMVVKTVNVSSQSGNNYGLNGINGGFHEDSETSNNKESITLKNLKRRSEFFEQGLTVSSLVYLCGGSDTAISNLPVPSITASTTRWSWDPEEERKRQEKWQKEQERLLQEKYKKDQEKLDEEWRKAQQELEKENFKKHEEEMWRLEEERRKREEQERLEEEKKKREEEERKKREQERLRLEEERRKQEEQERLEEEKKKREEEERKKREQERLRLEEERRKREEQEHLEELRRNREEEERLLQEKERNRREEERRRLEEQKRRQEQESISKSTPELDEVAKPDIKGVYGRHRGLAGWLLEEELRRKKNTQIQREQAASELELERRSILNAMKYRDPERASGGLGEFSRDYKKEPHSQTEVERQQILHEMRKKTSLNTDNSWIRQQSAASVTAKEPIDLPIRRGESLDNLDMPHSSWRSSWSTSNSTSSIPDYSRPHSSLSGSSSYQSGRPGSATLQSSESMSSLRQSWSPSAATPEPEPRAPPRNRSVSGRKICSSCNTPLGKGAAMIIESLGLCYHLSCFKCFNCRSDLGGSEAGAEVRIRNQQLYCNSCYVRLKTGQPTAM; translated from the exons GCACCAGGAGAGCAGCAGGAGGCTCAAAAAT GTTCTGATCACCATATACTGGTTGGGCAGAAAGACACATGCTGATCCTTTTTATAATGGACCTTACCTAAAACTAAAGGCTTTCGAGGGATTACTTGGCAAAGCACTAAATAAG ACACTAGAGGATTGCACATCACTGCAGGGCAGTGTGCGAAACAGCTCTTGTAGAGATAGCTGGTACTCAGAGAAAGAAGAGCTCTTCCCACTACGAGCCGGACACAGGAGAGAAGACTCTCTAGACAGCCTCGACTCACTGGGCTCCAGAACTTACAGCACATCCTCAGACGCTACACTCAAAGGAAGCAGCGAGG GTTGTGGCAGTGACCCTGAAGCAGATCTGAGCTTCATGATGTCAGAAAATAAAGAATACCGCCGTTCACTGGTCATAGCACCTAAGGCCACCACTCAGTACAACCAGTTCCTGCCAACAAAGGACAAGCAGACAGGCTACGTTCCAGCACCATTACGCAAGAAACGTGCAGAGCGAAATGACGACAACAGAAGAAGCTGGGCTAGCCCTATGTACACAGAAGATGATGGCACTTTTACAAG TCATGAGAGGGCAAGTTCAGACCCTTCATCTATCACCGGTTTAAAAGAACAGACAGCCGCTCACCCGTCTTTGACCTATCAGTATGAGAGCAGTGATTCGGATGCAGACCGACCGGATCCCGACGTGGTTCTAGATGACCTTGCTAGCCGTAGATTTCACAGCCCCTCCCCTGTTGCTCCGACCAACTTTGCCTTACCCATGAGCCACCTGGAGGCAACTGCTGTCCCGTGTACTACCAGGTCACAGGTGGCTGTCAGTAATGTGTCCCGGGAGACACTGACCCATCTCAG CAGTCAGTCACAGCCTCTTCAGAGGACTTACAGGAGACCTGTATCTGCTGGTGTCTGCGTTTATGATGACTCTGAGGAAGAGGATGACGAGTTTGGCTATGCCGATCCTGTTCAAGATGATCTTTATGCCCGTAAAGTAGGCCTGACACCTCAACCGTCTGTAACAGTGCCTTTTGATAAATTTCTGCCCAAGTTCTGGACACCTGATGAGGATGCACACGTGAAGAAGATCAAACTAGGCTCCCAGCGCCGACCTTGGTACAGGAAGATCCAAGGTTTCAG CCCCAAGAAGTCAGGTTCATCCTCTGAAGAATCAGACGGTGACGTCAACCCCTGGCTCTCTGTACCTACTTTCTCTCGCACTCAGTCTGAACCCCCTCCCTCTCACTCCCATGCACCTGAAGGCCTCGCTCAGTCCAGCCTCACTTCCACACTCAG TTATCAAACACAACCTCTCACGGTTGCTCAGCAGACTGCTGGACTGCATAATTTAAAGCCCCCTGATTTTTGGCCCAGACCGGATCCCGCCTCTGGGCCCAGACTCATAAAATGTGAAAAGCATTCCCTCCTTGGGCGTGAACACCCTAACGACCCATACAACGTTTCTGCCGACATCCTGCCTGATTTGGAAAATGACGATATGTTCACACGCCGTACAAAAACCTTCCACTCAAGTGATGACCTAGCCAAATTGAAGTATGGTAACTTCCTGTTGCCTCGCCGCAGATCGGAGGCCGACGTCATGGTGGTAATTCAGCCCCGCCACGAGAGTGAACCCATTTATCCAGACATTGAAAAAGACGATGTGGTTTTTCGAAGGGCTCAACAGCAAATCAGTCATCGCCCTCTGTCTGGGGCCCCTGATAACTACCACCCTGTTCGTATTCCAGAGGCATGGGCTTTGCCACCAAAACTGCAGGCCAAGCTGATGTGTGACCCAGTGGAACCCAGACAGCACAAACCCAATCCAGAGATTAAACACGGAGCAGAACAGCACCTGAAGGCAGATGATATGCTACTTAGGAAGCTAAGAGCTTTAAATACCCAAGAAAAGATGGAAAGCGGAGCTCTTGGTGTTTCTTTCTCTTGCAGTGAGGAAGATATGCAGAAATGGCAAGCCATCAGAGAGGCCAGCCGTGTGCGATACCGGAAGAGGCTGATGGTGGAGAG ACTGCTCCAGAAGAGCTCTGGTAGTGAAGG GAGCAAATCAGTGAGTGACATCACCGACGGTGAGATGAACCTCAGCAACTTGCCGATAGAGTTGCGAGTTGAAGAGATGCAGAAGATGCGTGCTCGGTTGAAGGAGAATGAGGATAAGTGGCAAGAT GATCTTTCAAGGTGGAAGAATAAGCGCAGGAGTGTGAATTCTGACATTGTGAagaagaaagaggagagagagcagaTTGAGCAGATCACTTCAGGCAGCATCAGGAAATCAAAGACCTTCAAGGAAATGCAGGATGAGAG AGAGAGCCGACAGCAAAGCAACTACAGGGACAGCTTTAACTCCATCTCTGATGATGTCTTCGAAGAACCTGTACCCCGAAGCAGAACTCTGCCAGCACGTAGCTACACCATTGACACCCCTTACACCCCCAAGGACAAACCTTCAGTACCCTCCATTCCAACTCTGAGAGAAAAGGAACCTGTCGCTGGCACTCTGGCATCAGATCAGACAGATTTTCATACCAGACGTGATCGCTCCAGCCCAGATATCCCACTGAAAATTGAGGAGAGCCATACAACGATCCAAAGCCTTCTGGACGATCCAGTTCCTGCGTTGTCCAGCAGCAACACCAGCCTGATCAAGCCCACCAGCGTCAGTAAAACCAGCAGCGTTCTCAGCAGCTCGGAGTTGATTAGCAACACTAAGCCAGTCGAGAACTCCAGCGGCCCCATTAGCTCTTTGTATAAACCCAATTCAATGGATACAAAGCAGTCTGGGCTGGATCAAGTTTCTGCCTCCCTCCCCAGGAGCTACCAGAGATCAGATAGCGCAAGACTCACCTCTGTAGTCACGCCCAGGCCATTCGGCACAAAATCCAACCGAATCGCCTCCCTTCCCAGAGCATTCACG GTGGACGACTCTCTTAAACGCACAAATGGAGAAACAGATAGCATCAAGAAAACTGCAATTTCTAACCGATATGCTCAGTATGTGAAAGAGGATGAAGATATTTCCCAGGAAAGTCCTGTGCAAAGcagtgaggaagaggagaaaaCCCCATCTCCTGTCCCTCCGGTCCACAGACTGTCCCCCCTGCCCAAATCTCCATCCCCGTCCATCCCTTCTAATGAG GTGGACTACAGTGAGATGAGGATCAGCCTGAACCAGAAACCCAACAGCAGCCGGGACTTTGGCTTTCAGAGCAACTGGGACTCCACAGGGGTCCGTGTCAAATCTGTAGTTCCAG gcAGCCCAGCTGAGCTCGGTCAAGTGAAGGTTGGAGATGAGATCCTTACAGTGAACGGCCGCATGGTGGCAGACATGAGCTATACTGAGTGGAAGAACAGTATGGAGGAGGCCTTGCAGCAGGGTAGTCTGTTTATGGACATCCGCAGACATGGCAAGAATA ACTGGGGCAGAGACCTACCTTCCCTTCCATTTAAAAGCCATAAGACCATCAATCTGACCAGTCTGGATCCTCTAGGTCCCTCCGAGCCATACCTCAGCACCAACCTGGATTTCACATCCCAACAAACCAAGGATATGGTCGTGAAAACTGTGAATGTCAGCTCACAGTCTGGCAAT aattatgGTTTGAATGGGATAAATGGTGGTTTCCATGAGGATTCAGAGACTTCGAATAATAAag AATCCATTACTTTGAAAAACTTAAAAAGGAGATCAGAGTTTTTTGAACAAG GGCTCACAGTCAGTTCTCTGGTCTACCTCTGTG GTGGATCGGATACAGCAATATCAAAT cTGCCCGTTCCCTCCATCACTGCATCCACTACCCGCTGGTCCTGGGACCCCGAAGAAGAGCGCAAACGGCAGGAGAAATGGCAGAAAGAGCAGGAGCGTTTGCTGCAG GAGAAGTACAAAAAGGACCAAGAAAAACTGGATGAGGAGTGGAGGAAGGCACAGCAAGAGCTTGAGAAGGAGAACTTCAAAAAACATGAGGag GAGATGTGGCGTTTAGAGGaagagaggaggaaaagagagGAACAAGAGCGCCTtgaggaagagaagaagaagagagaagaagaggagaggaaaaaaagagaacaggAGAGGCTGCGTttagaggaagagaggagaaaacAAGAAGAACAAGAGCGCCTtgaggaagagaagaagaagagagaagaagaggagaggaaaaaaagagaacaggAGAGGCTGCGTTTAGAggaagagaggaggaagagggaggAACAAGAGCACCTTGAGGAACTGAGGAGGAACAGAGAAGAGGAAGAGCGCCTCCTTCAGGAAAAAGAAAGGAAtagaagagaggaggagaggaggcgACTGGAGGAGCAGAAGAGAAGACAGGAGCAAGA ATCTATTTCCAAATCAACTCCAGAACTTGATGAGGTTGCAAAACCAGATATTAAAG GTGTGTACGGCAGACACAGGGGTTTGGCAGGATGGCTGCTGGAAGAGGAACTGAGGCGAAAGAAAAACACTCAGATCCAGAGAGAGCAGGCAGCGAGTGAGCTAGAGCTTGAGAGGAGGAGCATTCTCAATGCCATGAAATACAGAGATCCAGAGAGAG CGAGCGGTGGTCTGGGTGAGTTCAGTAGAGACTATAAGAAAGAGCCTCATTCTCAGACTGAGGTGGAGAGGCAGCAGATCCTTCATGAAATGAGAAAGAAGACTTCCTTGAACACAGACAACAGCTGGATTCGCCAGCAGAGTGCTGCCAGTGTTACCGCCAAAGAACCGATTGATCTGCCCATTAGGAG AGGCGAGTCTCTTGATAACCTCGATATGCCTCATTCCTCTTGGAGATCATCATGGAGCACATCTAACAGCACCTCGTCCATACCAGACTACAGCCGGCCTCATTCGTCCCTCTCCGGCTCCTCGTCGTACCAGAGTGGACGTCCAGGGTCTGCAACTCTGCAGTCATCTGAGTCCATGAGCTCCCTCAGGCAGTCCTGGTCCCCATCTGCAGCTACACCAGAGCCAGAGCCTCGAGCTCCACCACGGAATAG GTCAGTGAGTGGCAGGAAAATATGTTCATCCTGTAATACACCACTGGGCAAAGGAGCAGCCATGATCATCGAGTCCCTGGGGCTCTGTTATCATTTGAGTTGTTTCAAG